In the Nitrospirota bacterium genome, ATCGTATGATGAGGCAATCGCTGTCCAGTCACCATAACCGGAATTTACCTGAACATTCCATGTAACTCCTGAATCTGTTGATGTGTATATATACCCTGGAGTAAAATCCACAGCAGCCAGTTTCGTCCCGTCTGATGACGATGCTACACTGCTCCAGTATAAGGAGCTTGATGATGTCTGCTCGGTCCATGTGACGCCGGAATCTGTTGAGGTAAAAATATGCCCGGCTTGTACTGCTGCAACTAACTTAGTACCGTCTGACGATGAGGCTAAGGCACTCCAATTCCGGCTGGCATCGATTGCTCTTGGTGTCCATGTAACGCCTGAATCTGTAGAGGTGTAAAGATATCCTCCGGAGGCAGCAGCAAGCAATTTAGTGCCGTCCGATGATGAGGCTACTTTAGACCAATATCTGGCAGTATCGGTTGCTCTTGGCGTCCATGTAACGCCCGAATCTGTAGAGGTATAAAGATAACCAAGGTAAGTACCAAAAATCAATTTAGTGCCATCAGCTGAAGACGCCACACCATATCGATTTTTGCTTGTATCTCTTGCCGTCCAGGTCCAGAGGTTGGTTGTTGCGGTTGTCGTGGTTGTTGAGGTCGTAGTCGTAGCTGTTGTTGTAGTTGTTGAGGATGCAGCTGTAGTGGTAGTTGTTGACGCAGATGTGTTTGGTGTTATAAAATTTCCCATTGCATATGGCTGAGTTCCTACGCTAATCGTGGCTGAAACCGTATTTGAGGCTGTGGATATCACGGAAACATTGTCTGAACCATAATTTGCCACATAGACCTTAGAGCCATCGGGCGTAACAGACACTCCTCTTGGATCGCTCCCTACGGTTATTATGTTTGATACAAGGTTTGTGGCTGTAGATATTACAGGAACATGGGTGGTATAAGATTCTGTCACATAGACCTTAGAGCCATCTGGGGTTACAACTGCTCCAAAGGCATAAAGTGGGACGTTAATCGTTGCTGTGATTATATCTGTGGCAGTTGAGATTACAAAAACATTGTAACGATTTGTCACCACATAGACCTTAGAGCCATCGGGCGACATGGCAAGTGAATTTGGCTGGCTACCATATGTTCCTGAGGCTCCTGCACTCCCAACTTTTATCGTGGTTGAAACCGTGTTTGTGTTTGTGGATATTACAGAAACAGTTTCTGGAATAGTGTTTAAAACATAGACCTTAGAGCCATCGGGTGTTACGACAATTGAACCCGGATTAGTCCCTACAGTGATAGTATTTGTGACCGTATTTGATGTTGTGTCTATTACAGAGACGGTGTTCATTGTATAATAACCATGTGTCACATAGACCTTAGAGCCATCCGGCGTCACAACTACTCCGTAAGGATGATCTCCAACACTGATTGTGTTTGAGACCGTGTTTGAGGTTGTGTCTATTACCTTAACTGTATTTGCACCGTAATTTGCCACATAGACTTTAGAGCCATCAGGTGACACGGCTACCCCTACCGGGTGACTCCCAACGGTGATTGTGTTTGAGACCGTATTTGATGTTGTATCTATTACTGAAACGTTATTTGAGCTGTAGTTTGTTATATATGCGTTGATAGCCGTAGTGGTTGTAGTGGTTGATGCCGTAGTAGTGGTAGTGCTTGATGCTGCTGTGGTTGTAGTGGCAGAATAAACACCAGTGGAAATATAGCCACTACCTGAGCCGCTCAGAGCAAGGAGTTTTGTCCCATCTGACGAGGATGCTATTCCATACCAATACGCATTACCAGCAGCTGTTTGTTGTGTCCACGTAGCACCTGAATCTGTTGATGTATAAATATAGCCCTTTACACCAAGAGTAGGATTACATTCTACAGCGGCGAGCATTGATCCATCTGATGAGGATGCTATGCCCTTCCAATGTATAGGACCAGAAGCAGCCTGTGGTGTCCATGTTACGCCTGAATCTGTTGACGTATAGATATAGCCTCCGGAGCCGGTACCATAGTAATCTACAGCAGCGAGCTTTGTTCCATCTGTTGAAGATGCTATGCTTACCCAATATCTGCTTCCGGCACTAGTTTGCTCAGTCCATGAAGTACCTGAATTGGTTGATGTGTAAATATAACCATAAGCATAAACTCCGGCGGCGAGTTGTGTCCCATCTGATGAGGATGCTACAGTTTGCCATTCACGATTACCAGCAGCAGTTTGTTGTGTCCACGTAGAGCCTGAATTTGTTGATGTGTAAATATAACCAGTATAAGGACTACTATAAGAGGAATGTGCAGCGATGAGTTTTGACCCATCTGATGAGGACGCTATGGCTGACCAATATCTGCTACCAGCAGCAGTTTGTGATGTCCATGTAGAGCCTGAATCCGTTGACGTATAGATGTAGCCTCCACTACCAAAGTTAATATCAAAAGCAGCGAGTTTTGACCCATCTGATGACGATGTTATTGCATACCATTCTCTTATCCCAGAATTTGTTTGAGCAGTCCACGTAGCGCCTGAATCTGTTGATGTGTAAATATAACCACCACTACCGTTACCTCTATCAACAGCAGCGAGTTTTGTACCATCTGATGATGATGCTCCTGAGCTCCAAGCTCCGGAACCATAATTAGTTTGCGCAGTCCACGTCCACTCTGCATAAGACACTACAGGCAAGAAAAACAGAAGCGTCAATATCACAATACACTTAATCGTTAGGATTTTGCCTCTCATAACCTCTTCAAAGTCCCGCAACAAACGCAACATACTACGCAGACCCCCTCCATCTTTTTGGCACAATACGCTGATATATTTAGAAAGAGATTATATTAAAAAAATAATGTTTGTCAATACTATGTTCCAGAAACATTGTGACATTTGTATCCAATATCAAGGATCTCTGAAGTGCTTGAAAATGTAGATATATTAAAACCGGTCAAGCACCTCTTTTATATGCTGCTCATCCTTTACGTAAAGCAGCGTCAATGTTTTTAATATTAGTTTACATGTCATATCTCAATCCTGACCTCGGCACCACTATCACAATTTCTTACTGTTAAACTACCACCCATATTTGTTTCAATAATTGTCTTTGACATATAAAGCCCAATACCTGTCCCCCCGGCGCCCTTAGTTGTAAAATAAGGCTCAAAGATTCTCTCTTTTATACTTTCAGGGATTCCCCCGCCATTGTCTTTTATTGAAACTATAACTTTGGATTTGCCTTCATTGTTATTTATACTAAGTTCTATCCACCCATTTATTTCAGGAGCATTTTTCTTTTTTGTTACAACTGCATCCCTTGAGTTATTCAAAATATTGAGCACCACCTGTTTAAACTCGTTAGGATATCCCTCAGTGACCAGTAATGCGTCCTGTTCAGTTTTGATAGAAATGTGTATCTTGCTTCTATTGAAAACATGTACAAACATTGACAACAACTCTTCTATGGCTGTTTTTACATTGAACAGTTGTTTTTCCTTTGCGGGAATAAAGAAGTTTTTGAAATCATCAATAGTTTTTGACATAAAGTTAATCTGATTCATTGTAGAGCCAACTATATCTTCAACATATTTATCATTAATCTCACCGCAGGAATATGTTTCGCCTAAATCCTGTATGTTTAATCCTATAGCATTCAAAGGTTGTCTCCATTGGTGGGCTATTAATCCTATCATCTCACCCATGGATGCCATCTTGGATTGTTGAATCAGCATTTGTTCCTGATTTTGTCTTTTTTCGGTCTCTGCTTTTACCATAGCCTCAAGATTGCAATTTAGTGTTTTTAAATCCTCGTCCATCCGTTTACGATCTATTGCTATGGCGTAAATAGCAGCTAAACGTTGTATGATATTAAGATCTTCATCTGTATAATCTCTCTCAGCATTTGAAAGCGCAATATTACCAATCAAATTATTTTTTATAATTGCCGGAACACACATAAAGCGCTTCACTGGAATATTCCCCTCAGGAATACAACATTTGTAAGCAGTGTGCTCTTTCGGGTTATTAGTGTAAAACGCCTGTTTTGTATCTATAGCGTATCCCCACAAAGCATCATAGCCATCATTATCCTTTGGAAAAGCCAGTCGCAGGTATCTATTATCCACATTATACTGGCTGACTGTCTGCTCCGGCGCGCTTCTGTCTGTCTCTGAGACATATCCGTGTAAACTTTCCGTTAGTTTCATTGCCTGTTTATTTACAATTACAGAAATATCATCTATATCCATTTCAGGAGAGAGTAATGCCTCAGACACCTCTGCCACTGCTCTCTGAAAATCCAGTTCCCGTTTCATTATAGCCTGTGCTTTTTTAATGTCTGAAATATCATGAAATATTTCAAACTTATATATTGATTCGTCTATATTCCTTAATGGAGTATCGAAAAGCGAATATGTCTTGTTGTTTTTCGATGAATGCCATTCCCATGTAACGCTTTTTCCTGCAAAAACTTCATTGTTTTTACACCATGGGCATTGTTGCGTTCTGTCATGAAAATACTCGTAACACTTACGGCCATTCACTTCTCCGAACTCTTTTAGCAAAGATTTATTAATAAAATCTATATCATTGTCTTTAGTAACTATATATATACCATCCTCCATCGTATCCATTATCGATTTAAGCTTATCCCTCTCTGTTTTAATTATATCCTCCATCTGTTTCTTATAAGTTATATCTTCAACGATGGCCAGGCTAAGTGTTAGTTTATTTTCTCTTACACACAAGGGGATACATTTAAAGCTTACCCATACTATGTTTGAATCTTTACGAATATATCTTTTCTCCGTACTGAAAACTGATAAACTGCCGCTGTATAAACGTTTTAATCCATCCAGTTGTTGCGCGATATCATCTGGATGGGTAATGTTTTGCCATGTGAGTGTTGATAATTCATCGTGGGAATAACCAGTTATATTGCAGAAAGTTTGATTAAATTTAACTAATCTGCCGGAGGTTAACTCTATAATGTTAATTCCAATTGGCGCTTGCTCAAAGATAATCCTTATTTCTTTTTCCAACTCCTCGTTAGCTTTACGCAGCAGTTCGGAGTGTTCGGTAATTAACTGCTTTTGTTTGTGAAGTGCCAGAAAGGCATTTACCTTGCTTTTTAAAATCGCATCATCAACTGGTTTTACTAAGTAATCCACGGCTCCAATTTCATATCCTTTAGAAATAAATTTCTCTTCTATGCTTACTGCGCTTATGAAAATTATTGGAACCGTCCTGGTTTTGTTATTGCTCCTGATAAAAGATGCCGTCTCAAAGCCGTCCATTTCAGGCATCTGCACATCCAGTATCACTAATGCAAACTCATCGCGCAAAAGATTCCACAGCGCCTCTTTACCGCTTACTGCTCTTACGATATTGACGTCGGGCTGGGCAAGGATGGTTTCCAGCACCAGAAGATTTTCCGCTCTGTCGTCAACAATTAATATATTTTGCATATATATTCTTACCTCGATAATTCGTTAAGTTTATCAGCAATCTCAGGCAAATTTAAAATATAGTCAACCGTGCTTTCATTGATTGCTGCCAGGGGCATTGCTGGATATTGTGCGCTTTCAGGGTTTTGTACTATCGTTGTGCCTCCCCGCTCTTTTATCCTCTTTAAACCCACACTGCCATCACTGTTGGCTCCGGTCAATATTATACCAAAACAGTGCTTAGTAAAAGCATCCGCGGCAGTTTCAAAAAGCACGTCTATCGATGGACGGGAATAATTTACACGTGGATCCACTGACAGAGAAAACGTTTTGTCGTCTTCTATCAGCAGATGATAATCCGGCGGAGCAATATATATAAAACCATTTTGAATTTTTTCCTTATCCTCTGCATATTTGACCTTTAACCGGACAATTTTGCTGAAGAAATGAATTAACTCATCTTTTGTATCCCGATGCAAGTGTAATACCACTATGACAGGGAGGGGAAAATCGTCGGGCAACCCAATTAAAAGTCTTTTAAGCGCTTCAATCCCACCGGCGGATGCGCCTATTACAACAGCCTCATACTTCATGGCACTCCTTTTGGGAATTTGAGACAGGGTTTCTTTTATATATCTTTTCCTCTTTCAGAACCTGTATATAATTGTTGGAAAAGCTTGAGAGCCGAATGGTTTCTTTTGAACCCAGGCAAAGATAGCCGCCCGTCTCCAGCGATTCGGTAAATAATCCAAACACTCTGTTCTGCAGCTCTCTGTTAAAATATATCAACACGTTTCTGCAAAAAATGATGTTCATCTCACCAAACACACCGTCTGATGCAAGGTTATGAACTGAAAACACTACGTTTTGTTTTAACGACTGATCAATTATAGCACAATCACCTTCAGTTGTGAAGTAATCGCTGAATGAGTGCATCCCTCCGGTCTGTAAGTAGTTGGAGGCGTATTTTTTTAATAATTTCAGATCAAAGATGCCCTTTTTTGCACTATTTAGCGCTCTCTCGCTGTAATCGGTTGCGTATATTATGGTTTTATCGTAAAGGTTTTCCTCTCTTAGCACTATGCTAAGGGAATACACCTCCTCGCCGGTTGAGCAGCCTGCTACCCAGATTTTTAGAAATGGCAATTGGCTTAGCTCAGGAATTATAGTTTTTCTCAAAGTATGAAAGAACTCAGGGTCACGGAACATCTCGGTTGTGCTTATCGAAAAATCCCCGAGCAATTCTACAAAAAACGGCCTGTCATATATCACTCTGTTAATAATTTCAGTTATCTTGTTTATCCCCGATACAGACATCCTGTGCTTTATTCTTCTTTTTATCGAGGCTTTTGAATAATTTCTGAAATCGTATCCGTACTTTGAGTGTATAGCCTCAAGAAGGAGCATTATTTCTAAGTTTTCATTGTCTTCGTTATCGTAGTAGTCCATATGCTATACCTGTTTTATACCGTTAATAAAAAAAGACATGGATTCCTGCCTGCGCAGGAATGACAGAAAAAAGACGGAATAACAGAAAATAAACTCCAGCCTCCTTTGTCATCCCGCACCGCCCCTTTGTCATCCCGCATCACCCCTTTGTCATCCCGCACTTGTTGCGGGATCCAGTCCTTTTTTTCCCGTAATTTATTTTGAAGGTTAATTTCTGTCTCATTGATATAGCCAAATTCGTAACAGGGACAGAAGTCTGTCCTTATCAACAGGTTTTGAAATATAATCGTTTGCTCCGGCCTCTATGCACCTCATTCTGTCTTCTTTCATTGCCTTAGCGGTGAGAGCTATGATCGGTATCTCTTTATATTGTTTGATTTTCCTTACCTCACTTATTGCTGCGTAACCGTCCATCTCCGGCATCATTATGTCCATAAGTATAACCTCAAGTGTATCGTTTTTCTTTAATATATCGAGGCACTCTGTCCCGTTTCTTGCCGTAAACACGTTCATTCCCTCCCCCTCAAGTATGCTCGTTAAGGCAAACACGTTTCTGGAATCATCATCGGTTACCAGTATGTTTCTGTTCTTAAATATATGCTCTTTATCGTGCACTCTCAGGAGTATCTTCTGTTTTTCCTCCGGCAATTGTGATTCCTCAAGATGTAAAAACAGCACGATTTCATCAAGCAGCCTGTCGGGTGATTTTACAGTTTTAAGCACTATCCTGTGGGCATACATGTTGAGTTTTATCTCATCCCCGACACTAAGCTGTGAGCTGTTATAGATTATTACCGGTATGTTGCACAGTGTTTCCGAGTTTTTTATTATATCTAAAAAAGTGAAACTTACAGGCTCATTATCTGTAATATTCATTATTATAAAATTATACTGATTAGATTCTACTATCTTTTGAGCTTTTTTTGCCGACACATAATCCACGCCCACGTAAGTGTTTTTTAACAGTTCCTTAAGTGCCGTCTCCTGTTGAATATTAAGGTTAATTGCCAGAATCTGTTTTTTTTCATCAGAGTAGATACTTTCCAGTCTGTTGAAAGCCTCTTCAATGTTTTTCATGTTGACGGGCTTTGTTAAATAGCCGACACTGCCGGATTTCATAACATCTATGTTTTTTTCCGATGCAGATATTATGTGTATTGGAATGTTGCGCGTCTCCGAGGAGTCTTTTAACCTTTCAATAACCGTCCAACCATCTAAATCTGGCAAACCCATGTCCAAAATTATCGCATTAGGTTTATATTTATGTGCGTACCCTATGCCGTGTCCTCCGTCCTGTGCTATTATGCACTTATAGCCTCTTTCGCGGCTTATTTCCAGCAGGATTTTTGCAAATGCTATGTCATCCTCTATTATTAAGATTGATTTATCATCCGGTGACATGCTCTCCCTGTCATCCTCTGACACTTTTCCTATCAATTTAAGTTGGGATTTGCTCTCCAGTGTTTTTTCAGAGAGTACATCAGAAGGAGCAACGTGTTGTACGTCAGGTATAAGTATGGTAAAGGTACTGCCTGAGCCAACCTCACTCTTAACTGTTATTTCACCTCTGAGCAGCTTAACCAATTCTTTGGATATTGTAAGCCCAAGCCCGGTGCCTCCGAACCGTCTGCTCGTTGTTCCATCGGCTTGTTTAAAAGCCTCAAAAATAACTCCTAACTTATCCGCATGAATTCCAATGCCGGTGTCGGAAACTGAAATTGACAATGCGTTGCCGAGAGAATCCTTGTCTATCATTACCCTGATGAAGCCTTTTTCTTCTGTAAATTTAATGGCATTTGACAGCAGGTTTCTGATTATCTGCTCTGTTTTTTGAACATCGGTGTGAATATACTTTGGTGCATTTTCTGATACAATCACTTGTAAAGACAAATTCTTTTCCTCTGCAAAAGGTGAAAATGTCCTCACTATAAATGTTTTCAGCCTGTCTGTCTCCATGGCCCCGATGTTTAATTCAACTTTGCCGGCCTCGACTTTTGACAGATCCAGAATATCGTTTATCAATAGCAGAAGGTCATTGCCCGATGAGTAAACCGTTGAGGCACACTCCACTTGTTTTTCTGTAAGGTTGCCCTCTTTATTTTCCATGAGAAATTTTGAAAGTAACAGGACACTGTTAAGCGGTGTTCTCAACTCATGCGACATGTTTGCCAGGAACTCTGATTTATACTTGCTCGTTATTTCGAGTTCCCTGGTTTTTTGAAGGTTAAGCTCCTGATTTCTTTCAAGTTGTATGTTCTTTTTCTTTATCTCATCCCGTTGTTTTTCCATAAGGCGTGCGTGTTCCTCGAGCTCCTCGTTGGCCTGCCTGAGTTCCTCCTGTTGTTCCTGAAGCTTAAGTTCAGAGGCTCTCAGCGTCTTTGTCTGATTTGCCAGAGCCTCATTGTTAGCCCTTAATTCCTCCTGCTGTTCCTGAAGCTCCTCGGACTGGTTTTGGGTAAGAATCAAAAGTTCTTTCATACTATCCCGTGATTGTACTACGCCGAAAGATATTGCAATAGCCTCGGAAACAGATTTCATAAACTCCATATGACGTTCTGTGAATGCTGTGAATGCTCCCAGCTCTATAACGCCTTTTACCTCACCGTTATAAATAAGCGGCGTAACCAATATGTTTGAGGGTGCGCTCTCTCCCAGCCCTGATGTTATCTTTATATAATCTTCAGGAACCTCTGTTAATAGTATGCTTTGTTTTTCCAGCGCAGCCTGACCTGTCACTCCGTCTCCAAATGCAAATTCGTTAGACAAATTCTTTCGTTTTGTGTGTGCATATGTGCCGGTTAGCTTCAGGGTGTTTTGGGTTTTCTGCGTCAGGTAAATTGCTCCTATCAGTGCTCCCATGTATTCGGAAATAAACACTATCAGTCTTTGAGAAAGAGTTATAACATCCTGTTCGCCGCGCATTATTTCGCCTATTTGTGTGTATCCTGTTTTTTTCCAGTCCTCGATGTCTCTGTCAGAAGATATATTGCGTAAGTTTTCCGTCATAAGCAGAAACGATTTGGATAACTGGCCTATTTCGCCCCGCTCTGATACATCTATGTTAATGTTTAAATTACCTGAACCTATTTCTTTGGTTATTAGTATTAACCTTCTAATAGGAGAGGTAATGCTCCGTGTAAAGATAAACGCAAATACACTGCAGATAAGCATTGCTCCAGCTAAAATAAAATATAAAATATTTCTGGATTCATTATTTGATTTCTGAGTGTTTTCATAAAACAACTTTGCTTTGACAGAGGCAAACTCTATTGCTTCTTTTAGTAACTTCTCATTGTCTGTAGCATTTTCGTACAATTTAGTATCCAACTGTTTCTCAGCCTCAGTCTTTTTGCCCTGTAACAGCAGATCAAAATAATCATCGTGAAGCGAAATATATTTCTCATAATTTTTACGAATGTTTCTTATTATTTTTTTATCGCCCAAAAACATATCTTCTGCTACTGTCAGATCGTTTAATATTTCAGGGTCTATAGCGGATATCTCTGTTTTCATTTCCAAAACAGCTTCATTATTAGGCAGAAAATAAGCCTTTCTTAATAAATATCTGGCTCTGAATATATTCGCATCGGTTGATAGTAATTTGCCTTTTACCGTGAAAGGATGCTCGTAGAGATTTTTTATCTGATTGGCTGCGAAATCCAGTCTGCTTATTGAATAAGAGAACAGAAGAAGAAAAACAAATAACATGAGCAGATACCCTATGGCAATACGAGTTCCGATTTTTAGATTTTTAATCATTGATTTCTCCTTAATATGGTATCTTTCTTATGAGAGTTTTCAGGTGCCAGTAATTGTAACTCCTAAGAATCAGCTCTGTCTATTTCAAATAAAGGGTCAGCACATTCATCAGTTGTTTCATTATCGTAAAACATATACCTGTTTTTTCCAAGTTCCTTTGCCTTATACATCGCCATATCCGCTCTTTTTATAAAAACACTGCTTAAGTTGTCAATTTCATCACTTAATTGACCGAATGGATACACCTCAATACCTATACTTGCGCCTATGTGGCATTCATACTCATTTATTAAAAATACCGTATTCAATGATGAAATAATCTTATCTGCAATCATTACCACATCATTCTGTTCACTTATTTTACTGAGAATAATAATGAACTCATCTCCACCTATACGGGAAACTGTATCTGTTTTTCGCACAATACTTAACAACCTTTTTGAAACATCCTTGAGTAAAACATCGCCGGTTTGATGTCCATAATTATCATTAACTGCCTTAAAATTATCCAGGTCTATAAATAACAATGCCATCTTATACTTTTCACGTTTGGCAAATTCAATCGAGGTGTTTAACCTGTCCAAAAGTAATATCCGGTTAGGCAGAGATGTAACTGTATCGTAGTGGGCAAGGAGCTGGAGTTGCTTCTCATAGTATTTTCTTTGAGTTATGTTTCTGAGCACGTAAACGCACTGGGTTACATTACCATTTTCATCTTTTATTGGCGATGCTGAGCATGAGACATATATTTCTTTTCCATCTTTATCATAATGCAGGTGTTCACTCATCGAATACTCACCGGTGCGTAACATATTCATAACAGGACATGAGTACTCTTGTTGGTTACAAGGTTCAGAGCTATTATGAATAACCATATAACAGTGTTTGCCTGTAACATCATTCTCATATACTCTGTACTCTTTCAGGAATTTGTTATTAGTGCTGACGATTGTAAAATCTTTAACGTCTATCACAGCAATAGAATCATTTATGCTGTTAATTACTGTATCAATAAAAATATTATGTCTCTTTATGGTATCCTCAATTGCTCCATGTTCGATTATGCTTGCAATCGAATTGGATATTGCTATAAAAAAATCCTCTTCCAACTTGGTTCTTTCATGATTATGCTTAACGTAAACACATAAAGTGCCCAATAACTTATTGCCGGATTTTATAGGGACACAGTAGTG is a window encoding:
- a CDS encoding protein-glutamate O-methyltransferase CheR produces the protein MDYYDNEDNENLEIMLLLEAIHSKYGYDFRNYSKASIKRRIKHRMSVSGINKITEIINRVIYDRPFFVELLGDFSISTTEMFRDPEFFHTLRKTIIPELSQLPFLKIWVAGCSTGEEVYSLSIVLREENLYDKTIIYATDYSERALNSAKKGIFDLKLLKKYASNYLQTGGMHSFSDYFTTEGDCAIIDQSLKQNVVFSVHNLASDGVFGEMNIIFCRNVLIYFNRELQNRVFGLFTESLETGGYLCLGSKETIRLSSFSNNYIQVLKEEKIYKRNPVSNSQKECHEV
- a CDS encoding response regulator — protein: MIKNLKIGTRIAIGYLLMLFVFLLLFSYSISRLDFAANQIKNLYEHPFTVKGKLLSTDANIFRARYLLRKAYFLPNNEAVLEMKTEISAIDPEILNDLTVAEDMFLGDKKIIRNIRKNYEKYISLHDDYFDLLLQGKKTEAEKQLDTKLYENATDNEKLLKEAIEFASVKAKLFYENTQKSNNESRNILYFILAGAMLICSVFAFIFTRSITSPIRRLILITKEIGSGNLNINIDVSERGEIGQLSKSFLLMTENLRNISSDRDIEDWKKTGYTQIGEIMRGEQDVITLSQRLIVFISEYMGALIGAIYLTQKTQNTLKLTGTYAHTKRKNLSNEFAFGDGVTGQAALEKQSILLTEVPEDYIKITSGLGESAPSNILVTPLIYNGEVKGVIELGAFTAFTERHMEFMKSVSEAIAISFGVVQSRDSMKELLILTQNQSEELQEQQEELRANNEALANQTKTLRASELKLQEQQEELRQANEELEEHARLMEKQRDEIKKKNIQLERNQELNLQKTRELEITSKYKSEFLANMSHELRTPLNSVLLLSKFLMENKEGNLTEKQVECASTVYSSGNDLLLLINDILDLSKVEAGKVELNIGAMETDRLKTFIVRTFSPFAEEKNLSLQVIVSENAPKYIHTDVQKTEQIIRNLLSNAIKFTEEKGFIRVMIDKDSLGNALSISVSDTGIGIHADKLGVIFEAFKQADGTTSRRFGGTGLGLTISKELVKLLRGEITVKSEVGSGSTFTILIPDVQHVAPSDVLSEKTLESKSQLKLIGKVSEDDRESMSPDDKSILIIEDDIAFAKILLEISRERGYKCIIAQDGGHGIGYAHKYKPNAIILDMGLPDLDGWTVIERLKDSSETRNIPIHIISASEKNIDVMKSGSVGYLTKPVNMKNIEEAFNRLESIYSDEKKQILAINLNIQQETALKELLKNTYVGVDYVSAKKAQKIVESNQYNFIIMNITDNEPVSFTFLDIIKNSETLCNIPVIIYNSSQLSVGDEIKLNMYAHRIVLKTVKSPDRLLDEIVLFLHLEESQLPEEKQKILLRVHDKEHIFKNRNILVTDDDSRNVFALTSILEGEGMNVFTARNGTECLDILKKNDTLEVILMDIMMPEMDGYAAISEVRKIKQYKEIPIIALTAKAMKEDRMRCIEAGANDYISKPVDKDRLLSLLRIWLYQ
- a CDS encoding chemotaxis protein CheB, which encodes MKYEAVVIGASAGGIEALKRLLIGLPDDFPLPVIVVLHLHRDTKDELIHFFSKIVRLKVKYAEDKEKIQNGFIYIAPPDYHLLIEDDKTFSLSVDPRVNYSRPSIDVLFETAADAFTKHCFGIILTGANSDGSVGLKRIKERGGTTIVQNPESAQYPAMPLAAINESTVDYILNLPEIADKLNELSR
- a CDS encoding beta-propeller fold lactonase family protein; translated protein: MLRLLRDFEEVMRGKILTIKCIVILTLLFFLPVVSYAEWTWTAQTNYGSGAWSSGASSSDGTKLAAVDRGNGSGGYIYTSTDSGATWTAQTNSGIREWYAITSSSDGSKLAAFDINFGSGGYIYTSTDSGSTWTSQTAAGSRYWSAIASSSDGSKLIAAHSSYSSPYTGYIYTSTNSGSTWTQQTAAGNREWQTVASSSDGTQLAAGVYAYGYIYTSTNSGTSWTEQTSAGSRYWVSIASSTDGTKLAAVDYYGTGSGGYIYTSTDSGVTWTPQAASGPIHWKGIASSSDGSMLAAVECNPTLGVKGYIYTSTDSGATWTQQTAAGNAYWYGIASSSDGTKLLALSGSGSGYISTGVYSATTTTAASSTTTTTASTTTTTTAINAYITNYSSNNVSVIDTTSNTVSNTITVGSHPVGVAVSPDGSKVYVANYGANTVKVIDTTSNTVSNTISVGDHPYGVVVTPDGSKVYVTHGYYTMNTVSVIDTTSNTVTNTITVGTNPGSIVVTPDGSKVYVLNTIPETVSVISTNTNTVSTTIKVGSAGASGTYGSQPNSLAMSPDGSKVYVVTNRYNVFVISTATDIITATINVPLYAFGAVVTPDGSKVYVTESYTTHVPVISTATNLVSNIITVGSDPRGVSVTPDGSKVYVANYGSDNVSVISTASNTVSATISVGTQPYAMGNFITPNTSASTTTTTAASSTTTTTATTTTSTTTTTATTNLWTWTARDTSKNRYGVASSADGTKLIFGTYLGYLYTSTDSGVTWTPRATDTARYWSKVASSSDGTKLLAAASGGYLYTSTDSGVTWTPRAIDASRNWSALASSSDGTKLVAAVQAGHIFTSTDSGVTWTEQTSSSSLYWSSVASSSDGTKLAAVDFTPGYIYTSTDSGVTWNVQVNSGYGDWTAIASSYDGTKLAAVTDNGYVYTSTDSGVTWTAQTGSGIKARYGIASSSDGTILLASAISTYGYLYISTDSGVTWSATANDTTRNWGGVAISADGSKTVAILGNTSDYIYTGVRAHTVTESLTNVTTDKSSPQTVNDGSTITFQFTPTSGYYITSVSGCGGTDPGAQAVNTAVSYTTGAVNSDCTVTATAAQKTQSVTETLTNVTTDKTSPQTVNYGNTITFQFTPSSGYRITSVSGCGGTDPGAQTVNTAVSYTTAAVTSDCTVTATASQKTWTIAESLTNVTETSGASTTVSDNATQTFTFHPTSGYYITSVSGCGGVTQTNLAVNTDATYTTGSITADCTVTATASRKTQTVTPSAGTGGSISPNTAQTVNYNSTTSFTVSANSGYTLSSVGGTCGGSLSGSTYTTSAITADCTVIANFSQKNSSVTYNLPYLSTNSANPSYCMASNRSSQDLTVNFTVGAVDNSTTSNYTSPRTPNTFASNLTSKQTKLITFLQNTISFNNESLTMSDTNNASLYGGFLTFTSTALYTSGTEARCKSVLLECYQGTLNPKRLLTGHVCENGY
- a CDS encoding PAS domain S-box protein, with amino-acid sequence MQNILIVDDRAENLLVLETILAQPDVNIVRAVSGKEALWNLLRDEFALVILDVQMPEMDGFETASFIRSNNKTRTVPIIFISAVSIEEKFISKGYEIGAVDYLVKPVDDAILKSKVNAFLALHKQKQLITEHSELLRKANEELEKEIRIIFEQAPIGINIIELTSGRLVKFNQTFCNITGYSHDELSTLTWQNITHPDDIAQQLDGLKRLYSGSLSVFSTEKRYIRKDSNIVWVSFKCIPLCVRENKLTLSLAIVEDITYKKQMEDIIKTERDKLKSIMDTMEDGIYIVTKDNDIDFINKSLLKEFGEVNGRKCYEYFHDRTQQCPWCKNNEVFAGKSVTWEWHSSKNNKTYSLFDTPLRNIDESIYKFEIFHDISDIKKAQAIMKRELDFQRAVAEVSEALLSPEMDIDDISVIVNKQAMKLTESLHGYVSETDRSAPEQTVSQYNVDNRYLRLAFPKDNDGYDALWGYAIDTKQAFYTNNPKEHTAYKCCIPEGNIPVKRFMCVPAIIKNNLIGNIALSNAERDYTDEDLNIIQRLAAIYAIAIDRKRMDEDLKTLNCNLEAMVKAETEKRQNQEQMLIQQSKMASMGEMIGLIAHQWRQPLNAIGLNIQDLGETYSCGEINDKYVEDIVGSTMNQINFMSKTIDDFKNFFIPAKEKQLFNVKTAIEELLSMFVHVFNRSKIHISIKTEQDALLVTEGYPNEFKQVVLNILNNSRDAVVTKKKNAPEINGWIELSINNNEGKSKVIVSIKDNGGGIPESIKERIFEPYFTTKGAGGTGIGLYMSKTIIETNMGGSLTVRNCDSGAEVRIEI